ACATAATATCCTGCTACTCATCGGTTGCATAGCAAATCAGTTCTTACCCCCTCTTAAAGGGACAGCCTGTACCTTCTGTGCGTTGGAAATCCGGATAAGCCTCATCGCGCATCAGATAATTTGGCGTCTTGATTACATTCCTCACCTCTTTGTGGAAAAGCGGCGACACGCTGCCCGAAACGGGCGGTACCAGCCAGGCCCAGTCTCCGGTCGTTTCCCGCTCCTGACGGGCCTCGAGTGCTTCAAACTGAAGATATTGCTCACTTGCCGTATGGTGATCAACCATTTTTACCCCTGCCTGTTCAAATGAGTGCAGCACGGCCAGGTTCAGCTCTACAAGGGCACGGTCGCGCCACAGGCTGCGGTCACGCCGGGTATCAAGTCCCATCAGGCGGGCGATTTCAGGGAGCTTGTTGTAGCGGTTCACATCGCTGAGATTCCGGGCCCCGATTTCAGTTCCCATGTAGTAGCCGTTGAAGGGCGCGGTTCGGAAACGCAGTCCGCCAAAGGCCAGATCCATATTGCTGATAACCGGCAGCGCATGCCACTGCAGCCCCAGCGGCTCAAAATCAAGTTCGGGATGACGGATTGGCACACGCAGCGCAACATCCGGGTCATCAGGCAGCTCGAAGACCCGGGGCGCTTCCCCTTCTGCCTGCAGAATGAGCGGGAGAAATTCGAAGGGACCGCGACGCGCAGGTTCCCACCCGAGACGCAGCGCAAAATCGGTAAAATCTGCCAGCATGGGATCGCCGGTAATGCTGCCATCCGCATGGCGAAAACCCGCAAACCGGATCAGCTGCGGGTTCAGAATGCGGATTCGGTCAGAAAACACCGAGATCGTGGATCGGATACGCCCGCCATTGGTCGCAAAGCGCAGGTGCGCGATCAGGGCCTCGTAAGCGTCGCCGGCCGTACGGATGTCCCGACGATCAAACAGGTGCAGGGATCGCCAGTGCAGCCGGCCGATACAGCGGTTGCTGTTGCGCCAGGCCACTTTGGCAGCCCAATGCAGCTCTTCGGTGCTCGGCGTCCATGTGCCGTCAGCAGCGGCTTCCTGTTCCGCTGCAATGGCTT
This genomic stretch from Cyclonatronum proteinivorum harbors:
- a CDS encoding nitric oxide synthase oxygenase, producing MNTSTAPQVKSTEAGERAAACIAQFANETGAYDEEAASGRLKAIAAEQEAAADGTWTPSTEELHWAAKVAWRNSNRCIGRLHWRSLHLFDRRDIRTAGDAYEALIAHLRFATNGGRIRSTISVFSDRIRILNPQLIRFAGFRHADGSITGDPMLADFTDFALRLGWEPARRGPFEFLPLILQAEGEAPRVFELPDDPDVALRVPIRHPELDFEPLGLQWHALPVISNMDLAFGGLRFRTAPFNGYYMGTEIGARNLSDVNRYNKLPEIARLMGLDTRRDRSLWRDRALVELNLAVLHSFEQAGVKMVDHHTASEQYLQFEALEARQERETTGDWAWLVPPVSGSVSPLFHKEVRNVIKTPNYLMRDEAYPDFQRTEGTGCPFKRG